The proteins below are encoded in one region of Anaerosporomusa subterranea:
- the iolG gene encoding inositol 2-dehydrogenase gives MDGKVVLGIIGVGRIGRLHVENIVNHVKNAHIRAVSDIDADKAKDWAKSLGIELVYPDYQDILTDPAIDAVLICSSTDTHAQLIMEAAKAKKHIFCEKPIDFDVSVIRQALVAVDEAGVKLQIGFNRRFDHNFRKVHDAVERGAIGQTHIVKITSRDPEPPPLAYVKVSGGMFLDMTIHDFDMARYLAGSEVEEVFATANVLVDPAIAEAGDVDTAVVTLKFENGAIGVIDNSRRAVYGYDQRVEVFGSAGCISVANDTPTTAVISTATGIISDKPKYFFLERYKESFIDEMKAFVNAVANGADTPVSGLDGLKPVLIGLAAKQSLHEGRAIRIAKC, from the coding sequence ATGGACGGAAAAGTGGTCCTAGGTATCATTGGGGTCGGTCGAATTGGCAGGCTGCATGTGGAAAATATCGTCAATCACGTAAAAAACGCCCATATCCGGGCCGTGTCTGACATTGATGCCGACAAGGCCAAGGATTGGGCGAAATCGTTAGGTATTGAGCTGGTTTATCCAGATTATCAGGATATACTCACAGATCCGGCAATTGACGCCGTATTGATTTGCTCTTCGACAGACACCCATGCACAGTTGATTATGGAGGCGGCCAAAGCAAAAAAACATATCTTCTGTGAAAAACCGATAGATTTTGATGTGTCAGTCATCCGTCAGGCCCTTGTCGCTGTCGACGAAGCCGGCGTAAAGCTACAGATCGGTTTTAACCGACGGTTTGACCACAACTTTCGCAAAGTCCATGATGCAGTTGAACGCGGGGCAATCGGACAGACGCATATCGTCAAGATCACATCACGCGATCCCGAGCCGCCGCCGCTCGCGTATGTAAAGGTCTCCGGTGGAATGTTCCTCGACATGACCATCCATGATTTTGATATGGCGCGGTATTTGGCTGGCAGTGAAGTGGAGGAAGTATTCGCAACCGCCAACGTGCTGGTTGATCCGGCAATTGCTGAAGCGGGTGATGTGGATACAGCCGTTGTCACACTGAAGTTCGAAAATGGCGCAATCGGCGTTATTGATAATAGCCGCCGCGCCGTATACGGCTATGACCAACGGGTGGAAGTTTTCGGCTCGGCTGGCTGCATCTCAGTCGCTAATGATACACCAACGACGGCTGTCATCAGCACAGCCACAGGCATAATTAGCGACAAGCCGAAATATTTTTTCCTGGAACGGTACAAAGAATCCTTCATTGATGAAATGAAAGCGTTTGTCAACGCAGTGGCGAACGGTGCTGACACCCCGGTTAGCGGCTTGGACGGACTAAAGCCGGTGTTGATTGGGCTGGCAGCCAAGCAATCACTGCATGAGGGCCGGGCGATTCGAATAGCAAAATGCTAG
- a CDS encoding BMP family ABC transporter substrate-binding protein, translated as MKNKALILALTLVMAMSLVLSGCGGEKKAEAPKQDKLKVAFVYIGPVGDAGWTYAHDQARKYLVEKMPDVQTTIIESVPEGADSERVITQLAEQGNKIIFTTSFGYMDPTINVAKKYPGITFLHCSGFKTAPNVGTYFGRIYQARYLTGIAAGKQTKSNTIGYVAAFPIPEVIRGINAFTQGVRSVNPEAKVKVVWTNTWYDPAKEKQAALTLLDAGSDVIAQHQDTPGPMQAAQEKGKFGIGYNTDMSKMAPKAVLTSALWNWGPYYVKVVDAVKKGTWKSEQYWGPMSDDVVAIAPFGPMVTDETKKLVEDAKKKILNNQWDVFHGPVKDQSGQIKIAAGQKMSDADMLSFNWFVEGVDGTIPKQ; from the coding sequence ATGAAGAACAAGGCTCTTATACTTGCTTTGACTCTGGTCATGGCTATGTCGCTTGTCCTTAGCGGCTGCGGCGGCGAGAAAAAAGCAGAAGCGCCAAAGCAAGACAAGCTGAAAGTCGCTTTCGTGTATATCGGACCAGTTGGCGACGCCGGCTGGACGTATGCTCATGATCAAGCCCGTAAGTATTTAGTGGAAAAAATGCCTGATGTGCAAACTACTATTATTGAATCTGTGCCTGAGGGTGCGGATTCCGAGCGTGTTATTACTCAACTGGCCGAACAGGGTAACAAGATCATTTTTACTACCAGTTTTGGTTACATGGACCCCACCATTAATGTTGCTAAAAAATATCCTGGCATCACGTTCTTACACTGCTCCGGCTTTAAGACAGCGCCTAATGTAGGCACCTATTTCGGCCGGATTTATCAAGCCCGTTATCTGACCGGTATTGCTGCTGGTAAACAGACTAAATCCAATACGATCGGCTATGTAGCCGCTTTCCCGATTCCAGAAGTTATCCGCGGTATCAACGCGTTTACCCAAGGTGTACGCTCGGTGAACCCAGAAGCGAAGGTAAAAGTTGTTTGGACAAATACCTGGTATGACCCTGCCAAAGAAAAACAGGCTGCTCTAACACTGCTTGACGCTGGTTCTGACGTGATCGCTCAGCACCAAGACACTCCGGGACCCATGCAGGCTGCTCAGGAAAAAGGTAAGTTCGGCATTGGCTATAACACCGACATGAGCAAGATGGCGCCTAAGGCTGTTTTGACCTCCGCTCTCTGGAACTGGGGCCCCTACTATGTGAAAGTAGTCGATGCCGTTAAGAAAGGTACTTGGAAGTCTGAACAGTATTGGGGCCCGATGAGCGATGACGTGGTAGCTATTGCTCCGTTTGGCCCAATGGTTACTGATGAAACCAAGAAACTTGTTGAAGACGCTAAGAAAAAAATTCTGAACAATCAATGGGACGTATTCCATGGTCCAGTAAAAGATCAGTCTGGTCAGATCAAGATTGCCGCCGGTCAGAAAATGTCTGATGCGGATATGTTGAGCTTCAATTGGTTTGTTGAAGGTGTAGACGGAACGATTCCTAAACAATAA
- a CDS encoding sugar phosphate isomerase/epimerase family protein: MNKISATIPLQFDTGFSPFFAAEFDEALSWLAENRFDGIEICVSDPKRVNVEELNNKLRRHHLVVTAVSTGQARALEGISLTDSIREVRESAVQRLREHVDLAAAIGFPLVTIGLLRGAGNPGTKDRDLTYLAEALEVCAAYAECRQVELMVEPINRYETTLLNTVDETVAFLASVAGGEQIGILFDTFHANIEEADICHSLEKLGDRLLHLHFADSNRWLPGMGHIDFSQICDTLRKMNYGGYVSLETINMPDRMVVRSRSQTSLKQCFAGMKEGGL; encoded by the coding sequence ATGAACAAAATTAGTGCAACAATCCCGCTACAGTTTGATACAGGCTTCTCACCGTTTTTTGCAGCTGAGTTTGATGAAGCCCTCTCTTGGCTTGCGGAAAATCGGTTTGACGGGATTGAAATCTGCGTTTCTGATCCGAAGCGAGTCAATGTTGAAGAATTGAATAATAAACTACGGCGGCATCATCTCGTCGTGACCGCGGTTTCTACCGGCCAAGCGAGGGCGCTGGAGGGAATTAGTCTAACTGATAGCATTAGGGAGGTCCGGGAAAGTGCAGTTCAGCGGCTGAGGGAGCATGTTGATCTTGCCGCCGCAATTGGCTTCCCGCTCGTAACTATTGGACTGCTACGCGGAGCGGGGAACCCAGGCACGAAGGATCGGGACTTGACGTATCTGGCTGAAGCGCTCGAAGTCTGCGCTGCCTACGCCGAATGTCGTCAGGTTGAGCTAATGGTCGAGCCGATTAATCGCTATGAAACGACTTTGCTTAACACGGTGGATGAGACGGTCGCATTCTTGGCCTCTGTTGCCGGTGGTGAACAGATTGGCATCTTATTTGATACCTTCCATGCTAACATCGAAGAGGCTGACATCTGCCATTCCTTAGAGAAACTTGGCGATAGGCTGCTGCATCTTCACTTCGCCGATAGTAACCGCTGGCTGCCGGGGATGGGACATATCGACTTTTCGCAAATTTGCGATACACTGCGCAAAATGAATTATGGCGGCTATGTGTCGCTAGAAACGATCAACATGCCAGACCGCATGGTTGTCAGATCGCGTTCGCAGACCAGTCTAAAACAGTGTTTCGCAGGCATGAAAGAAGGGGGATTGTAA
- a CDS encoding DUF421 domain-containing protein, producing MDWQQILQDTWQTTLIFFALLLFTRILGKTQVGQLTFYEYVSGITIGSIAGNIVASEPDKFVSHFYDLVLFVALAYGIAHITLISRPMRKLIEGSPTLVIKDGRILRESMRAMRYDLDELNAQLRENGIVDLNEVHYAMIENNGTMTVVKKAAYQPVTRSDLAIMATEGIYPVELVMDGEIVEENLSEQHSREWLSQQLQAQGYADLTAVMYAVVDSKGNFFVCPKS from the coding sequence ATGGATTGGCAGCAAATTTTGCAAGATACTTGGCAGACAACGCTAATATTCTTCGCATTACTTCTTTTCACCCGCATTCTAGGAAAAACTCAGGTCGGTCAGCTCACTTTTTATGAATACGTCAGCGGTATTACAATTGGTTCTATCGCTGGCAATATCGTGGCATCCGAGCCAGACAAATTCGTTAGTCATTTCTATGATCTAGTATTGTTTGTTGCTCTAGCCTATGGCATTGCCCATATCACCCTTATCAGTAGACCTATGCGCAAGCTCATCGAGGGCTCACCGACGCTTGTCATTAAGGATGGTCGAATTCTGCGTGAAAGCATGAGAGCCATGCGCTACGATCTTGACGAGCTAAATGCACAGCTGCGTGAAAATGGCATAGTGGACCTCAACGAGGTCCACTATGCCATGATTGAAAATAACGGCACAATGACTGTTGTCAAGAAAGCCGCCTATCAGCCGGTGACGCGGTCTGATCTAGCCATCATGGCAACAGAGGGGATTTATCCTGTCGAATTAGTCATGGATGGAGAAATTGTTGAAGAAAACCTATCTGAACAACACTCCCGCGAATGGCTGTCACAACAACTGCAAGCGCAGGGATATGCGGATTTAACAGCAGTTATGTATGCGGTAGTGGATTCAAAGGGAAACTTCTTCGTCTGTCCAAAGTCCTAG
- a CDS encoding Cof-type HAD-IIB family hydrolase, producing MRCKLIVSDLDGTLLDKQQAIPKHTKDLIAEFQSGGGLFSIATGRMEMSVAKYIKELAITVPIILYNGAKIVHPGKALALREHTLDCGIARTVLGLVKRYPWDVLLYQNQSLYVEKGTDVIRRYAAKDGVNWQEVGDLLAFLEGAPTKLLIIGDDRGFSGFVEECVRACGRMINTVRSERSYLEVLPDNVSKGKALLELCSILGVKPSQTVALGDHLNDLSMIQAAGLGVAVANAHEYLKQQAGYVTTGEDTDGVAEVIEMVLTDNLPLDLAR from the coding sequence ATGAGATGCAAGCTGATCGTATCTGATTTGGATGGTACCTTGCTTGACAAGCAACAAGCCATCCCGAAACATACGAAAGACCTGATCGCTGAGTTCCAGTCAGGAGGAGGCCTCTTTTCGATCGCTACCGGCAGAATGGAGATGTCTGTCGCTAAATATATCAAAGAGCTTGCTATCACTGTACCGATAATTCTCTATAATGGCGCCAAGATTGTGCATCCAGGCAAGGCCTTGGCGCTGCGGGAGCACACGCTTGATTGTGGGATTGCGAGAACGGTTCTTGGTCTAGTTAAGCGTTATCCCTGGGATGTTCTCTTATATCAGAATCAATCTCTGTATGTCGAGAAGGGAACAGACGTTATTCGTCGCTACGCGGCCAAAGACGGGGTCAATTGGCAGGAAGTCGGCGACCTGCTTGCTTTTCTTGAGGGTGCGCCGACCAAACTATTGATTATCGGTGATGACAGAGGCTTTTCCGGGTTTGTTGAAGAATGCGTCAGGGCTTGCGGTCGTATGATTAATACTGTTCGCTCTGAACGTAGTTATTTGGAAGTGCTGCCGGATAACGTCTCCAAAGGCAAAGCGCTTTTGGAACTATGTTCTATCCTTGGCGTCAAGCCGTCGCAAACGGTGGCATTGGGAGATCACTTAAACGACCTGTCGATGATTCAGGCAGCCGGGCTAGGAGTGGCGGTGGCCAATGCGCATGAATATCTGAAACAGCAGGCCGGCTATGTGACAACCGGTGAAGATACAGACGGGGTTGCCGAGGTGATCGAGATGGTGTTGACAGATAATCTGCCGCTGGATCTTGCGCGATAG
- a CDS encoding ABC transporter ATP-binding protein yields MAEYKKQTGVAVKNLSKEFKRHDHKGYLTAVNDVSYEFNDRQLTTILGPSGCGKTTMLRMIAGFETPTSGDIFIGDKNVTCMPPNRRDIAMVFQSYALFPHLTVYENIAYGLQVRGLRQIEIQHRANQVIDLMRLNGMEGRFPNQVSGGQQQRVALARAIVVEPRLLLFDEPLSNLDAKLREYMRDEIRKLQLRLGITSIYVTHDQAEAMAISDTVIIMNNGAIEQLGSPYEIYYRPVNRFVATFMGKANFLEGVLVGIDGDVGLVRIGDGVIRAGCPSGYCRVGNPCVVFIRPEAVRVVKAGGQVSATVEQMTFLGAVAEYELSVGKTRLVAQTANPLSSGMINVGGEVGLVFDEVCARVLPEDGKTA; encoded by the coding sequence ATGGCAGAGTACAAGAAACAGACCGGTGTAGCGGTAAAAAACTTAAGCAAAGAATTTAAACGCCATGATCATAAAGGCTATCTAACAGCTGTAAACGATGTCAGCTATGAGTTCAACGATAGGCAATTAACAACTATTCTTGGTCCGTCTGGATGTGGGAAAACCACCATGCTTCGCATGATCGCCGGATTTGAGACTCCAACCAGCGGCGACATCTTTATTGGTGATAAAAATGTAACCTGTATGCCGCCGAACCGGCGCGACATCGCCATGGTTTTTCAAAGCTATGCATTATTTCCCCATTTGACTGTTTACGAGAACATCGCCTATGGCTTGCAAGTTAGAGGGCTGCGCCAGATAGAAATTCAGCATCGTGCAAATCAGGTCATCGACCTGATGCGGCTGAACGGAATGGAAGGCCGCTTCCCCAATCAGGTGTCCGGCGGTCAACAACAACGAGTGGCGCTAGCCAGAGCAATTGTGGTGGAACCCAGGCTGCTGCTGTTCGACGAGCCGCTCTCAAACCTAGATGCAAAGCTTAGAGAATATATGCGGGATGAAATCCGGAAACTGCAGCTGCGGCTAGGCATTACCAGTATCTATGTCACGCATGATCAGGCTGAGGCGATGGCAATTTCGGATACGGTGATCATTATGAATAATGGCGCCATCGAGCAGTTAGGTAGTCCTTATGAAATCTATTACCGGCCTGTCAACCGCTTTGTCGCTACCTTCATGGGCAAAGCCAATTTCCTGGAAGGCGTTCTGGTCGGCATTGATGGAGATGTCGGGTTGGTCAGAATCGGCGATGGAGTCATCAGGGCTGGCTGTCCGAGCGGGTATTGCCGGGTTGGCAATCCCTGCGTCGTGTTTATCCGACCGGAAGCTGTTCGTGTGGTCAAAGCAGGCGGACAGGTAAGCGCGACCGTCGAGCAAATGACTTTTTTAGGAGCTGTTGCCGAATATGAGCTCAGTGTCGGTAAGACCCGGTTAGTGGCGCAGACTGCGAATCCCCTGAGTAGCGGCATGATTAACGTCGGCGGTGAAGTGGGGCTCGTCTTTGACGAAGTCTGCGCGCGAGTGCTGCCAGAGGATGGAAAAACAGCATGA
- a CDS encoding carbon-nitrogen hydrolase family protein: MSSIKVGICQMAVQDDKQDNLDRAEDMLRQAKQAGCSLAVLPEMFNCPYTAELFPQYAEEYSGETTKMLSAAASKYAMTVVGGSIPERDAAGRIYNTSFVFNSQGKLLARHRKAHLFDVDIAGGTVFQESKTLTAGDKTTVVSTPDLTFGVGVCYDIRFSQFARCMTLQGAKLLIYPAAFGWTTGPAHWELLLRSRAVDNQVFLIGAAPAKNPNAEYKAYGHSMLIDPWGRILAAADEHETVITAEMDLSLIDKVRAELPILKHWREDIYTS, from the coding sequence ATGAGTAGTATTAAGGTGGGCATTTGTCAGATGGCTGTACAGGACGACAAACAGGACAATCTAGACCGGGCTGAGGATATGCTGCGGCAGGCCAAGCAGGCCGGGTGTTCGCTGGCCGTATTGCCGGAGATGTTTAATTGTCCCTACACGGCAGAGCTGTTTCCGCAATACGCGGAAGAATATTCGGGTGAGACAACAAAGATGCTGTCTGCGGCTGCGTCAAAGTATGCAATGACAGTCGTGGGCGGCTCGATTCCTGAACGAGATGCCGCTGGCCGCATTTACAATACTTCCTTTGTCTTTAACAGCCAAGGGAAACTACTGGCGCGCCACCGCAAAGCCCATCTTTTCGATGTGGATATTGCCGGTGGTACTGTCTTTCAGGAGTCGAAGACCTTAACTGCTGGGGATAAAACGACTGTAGTTTCAACACCGGATCTGACGTTTGGTGTTGGTGTTTGTTATGATATCCGCTTCTCCCAATTTGCAAGATGTATGACACTCCAAGGGGCAAAACTGTTGATCTACCCTGCCGCTTTTGGCTGGACGACTGGACCGGCGCATTGGGAGCTGCTGCTTCGTTCGCGGGCGGTGGATAATCAGGTATTTTTGATCGGCGCTGCGCCTGCGAAAAATCCTAATGCTGAATATAAGGCTTATGGTCACTCGATGCTAATCGATCCCTGGGGACGCATTTTGGCAGCCGCAGACGAGCACGAGACTGTGATTACCGCAGAGATGGATTTGTCGCTAATCGATAAAGTACGGGCAGAGTTACCAATTCTAAAGCACTGGCGAGAAGACATTTACACGTCCTGA
- a CDS encoding LacI family DNA-binding transcriptional regulator, giving the protein MTVTIKDIAKETGVSYATVSRALSGRPGVNEQTRKMILAEAVNMDYQPNAVARGLVTKKTNIIGLAIPDITNPFFPEIARGVEDAASELGYNIFLCNTNWSFAKEETYLRVLQERRVDGIIITPVSDERIYNNIQIPMVFISRIPHEVSNSFVVIDNVRGGFLATKQLLESGYKRVAFIGGKSEVHVSAERLDGYKSALHRYKYPVDEALILNGKFDSQSGYEIAGKLLSTPNPPDAVFAANDVIALGVLQRAKEVGLNVPGEFGIVGFDDIPFAAYSQIQMTTISQPKYQMGKFAAEICIGEICDKTKNDSKKMILEPELVVRGTTR; this is encoded by the coding sequence GTGACTGTTACGATTAAGGATATAGCAAAAGAGACTGGCGTTTCGTATGCTACAGTTTCACGCGCGTTGAGCGGTAGGCCGGGGGTTAATGAACAAACTAGAAAGATGATCCTGGCGGAAGCTGTGAACATGGACTATCAGCCGAATGCCGTAGCGCGAGGGCTAGTGACCAAAAAGACGAATATTATCGGATTGGCCATTCCTGACATCACTAACCCATTTTTCCCGGAAATCGCCCGGGGCGTCGAAGACGCCGCCAGCGAGCTGGGCTATAATATCTTTCTTTGTAATACCAATTGGAGTTTTGCCAAAGAGGAAACATACCTGCGGGTTCTGCAAGAGCGCAGGGTGGATGGAATCATCATTACTCCGGTATCTGATGAAAGAATTTATAACAATATCCAAATACCGATGGTTTTTATCAGTCGGATTCCCCATGAAGTCAGCAACAGTTTTGTGGTAATTGACAATGTCAGAGGTGGTTTTTTGGCAACCAAGCAGCTTCTTGAATCAGGTTACAAACGCGTCGCATTTATCGGCGGCAAGAGCGAGGTGCACGTGAGCGCCGAACGGCTGGATGGATATAAATCGGCGCTGCATCGCTACAAATATCCTGTCGATGAAGCATTGATTCTGAACGGTAAATTCGATAGCCAAAGCGGCTATGAGATCGCCGGGAAATTGCTCTCCACTCCGAATCCGCCAGACGCGGTATTTGCGGCGAATGATGTGATTGCCTTGGGTGTGCTGCAACGAGCTAAGGAAGTTGGCCTTAATGTACCTGGTGAGTTTGGCATTGTTGGTTTTGACGATATTCCCTTCGCAGCCTATTCACAGATTCAGATGACGACCATTTCGCAACCTAAGTACCAGATGGGGAAATTTGCAGCTGAGATTTGCATTGGTGAAATTTGTGACAAGACGAAGAATGACAGTAAGAAAATGATTTTAGAGCCCGAACTTGTCGTCCGGGGGACGACAAGATAG